A window of bacterium genomic DNA:
CCACCCAATTACGTTGAAGTCGGTTTGTTCCAGCGCTCATGACGATAATATCTGCACCTTCAAACTTTTCAAAAGCGCCATTTCCAGAGATTACATTAACATTTGGGAGTTCTTTAAGGTTCTGCTTCGCTCTTTCAGCAAGTTCTTCGTCAATTTCAATCGCAGTTACTTGACCTTTTTCTCCTATAATCTGGGCCCAGACCGCTGTAAAGTATCCGGCTCCGCAACCGATGTGTACCACCTTTTCCCCTTCTTTTGGCTCGGCGTAATCCATGACTGAAGCGGTAAGTCCAGGCTCTCCGTTATTGAGAATTCGTTCTGGGTCGAGTGCAATTCGTGTATTGTGGTAGACATGACGCGGATCATCCGAAGGAGTCTCTATGTAACCGACTGAAGGGTTGTAGACGAGCCATGGACCCTTTGGGAGAAAGTTTTCTCTTGGAACATTGGCAAATGCTTCCAGGACTCGTTGGTTCTTAAGGAGCCTCGTCCAGCCAATTTCTTCTGCAAATTGACGTCTTACTGATACAAGATCAGTTGCATCGGGTGTGCCTCTAAAAGCCTGCTCAATAGCAAATTTCCCTTTATCCTTTTCCATTAGCTTCTCCATAGTGATTCAGCAATTATAATAGCCCCCAATAATCAGGTACCACCATCTTTTTTAATCTTTATTATCTGACTCCTTCCTCAGTAACTTAAGGAGCGTTTGTTGCACGTGCCTTATCTGAGTGTTGTTGGAGAACTCGCTAACTGATTAATTCTATGTATGGAGAGGAGAGCAGTAGATACACCTCTCCCACCACTACCAAAAGTCAGGGGGTTAGCGAGCTTCTGAGCGCCTCTTCAATAACGTAAATGCAACAAGAGCTCTTCAAGGTCGCCAACGACATAGTGAGATAGTAGAGTAAAAGAAGATGGTGGTACGTGGTTATTGGGGTACGTGGTTATTGGGTGGTACCTGATTATTGGAGGAACACAATTGGGCAAG
This region includes:
- a CDS encoding methyltransferase domain-containing protein; protein product: MEKLMEKDKGKFAIEQAFRGTPDATDLVSVRRQFAEEIGWTRLLKNQRVLEAFANVPRENFLPKGPWLVYNPSVGYIETPSDDPRHVYHNTRIALDPERILNNGEPGLTASVMDYAEPKEGEKVVHIGCGAGYFTAVWAQIIGEKGQVTAIEIDEELAERAKQNLKELPNVNVISGNGAFEKFEGADIIVMSAGTNRLQRNWVESLNDGGRLLVPFTLSDRWGQLLRVTRDGDRFTSEFMKGEGVTYYELQGARDDYLEKQIKVSLEKYGWDFKGRIYLTSEPKADSVWLNIPSEELSICVE